A section of the Triplophysa dalaica isolate WHDGS20190420 chromosome 8, ASM1584641v1, whole genome shotgun sequence genome encodes:
- the LOC130427102 gene encoding endonuclease G, mitochondrial-like, which yields MMGDASQEAEHLQNTLITEEKIEQNFCKQPQYIRIPFSDMSEENPEKGEIVSTNTPYKLINGYPSENEIRKRKSYVMSYNNVTNNADWVYEIFNASTLADNCEKELKLGDTNYHKGHLAAAANHKWCLEALNDASLFSNKAPQQKNLNQSTCKKLENNCREIAKYETVRNLHVYTGPLYPEELTMKGVKALPSHFFKVIIVEDHNGTVIQPFCFLVPNEQPTSDNCYVNQCSIEHIEHHSGLIFICTPLGVTQDRIKTIKWQGKNEAGEICYADIKVRISS from the coding sequence ATGATGGGTGATGCCTCGCAAGAAGCTGAACACTTGCAAAACACATTGATCACTGAGGAGAAGATTGAACAAAATTTCTGTAAACAACCACAGTACATACGGATCCCATTCTCAGACATGTCAGAAGAAAACCCAGAAAAGGGTGAAATAGTATCTACCAACACCCcctataaattaataaatggtTATCCTTCAGAAAATGAGATAaggaaaagaaagtcatatgtaATGTCCtacaacaatgtcacaaataaTGCTGATTGGGTTTATGAGATATTTAACGCGAGCACTTTAGCTGACAATTGTGAAAAAGAGTTAAAGTTAGGTGATACAAATTATCACAAAGGTCATCTTGCTGCTGCTGCCAATCATAAGTGGTGTCTTGAAGCCTTAAATGATGCTTCTTTGTTTAGCAACAAGGCACCGCAGCAAAAAAACTTAAACCAAAGCACTTGTAAAAAGTTGGAGAATAATTGTCGAGAAATAGCTAAATACGAAACAGTTCGTAACCTCCATGTGTACACTGGACCACTTTATCCTGAAGAACTAACCATGAAGGGAGTGAAAGCTTTGCCAAGTCACTTCTTTAAGGTGATAATTGTCGAGGATCATAATGGGACAGTAATACAGCCATTTTGCTTTCTGGTTCCCAATGAACAACCAACATCTGATAATTGTTATGTAAATCAATGTTCAATTGAACACATTGAGCATCACTCTGGTTTGATCTTCATATGCACCCCTCTTGGAGTAACACAGGACAGGATTAAAACTATAAAGTGGCAGGGAAAGAACGAAGCTGGAGAGATATGTTATGCTGATATAAAAGTCAGAATAAGCTCATAA